Proteins from one Acidobacteriota bacterium genomic window:
- a CDS encoding M61 family metallopeptidase, whose amino-acid sequence MIDRIRAAAVAAALVAATSAAGAQPVSIFVDASEAPRKIFHARLTVPVAAGPVTLLYPKWLPGEHGPTGPISDLAGVKISAGGKEIAWRRDSVNMYAFHLDVPAGVASIDVAIDFLSPAATSGFSSGASASSQLALLSWNQLLVYPEGAKGDEIPYTASLRIPSGWKFATALGAGKESAGTIEFPTVPLTSLIDSPVLMGAHFRVYPLGDDLGAAHELDVAAEDEADLEMPETWKAGTKGLVAETGALFGARHYRHYNFLLTLSDQVAHFGLEHHESSDDRVHERTFLDDEPRLIHTGLLPHEMVHSWNGKYRRPAGLKPGSLDQPMEGDLLWVYEGLTQYLGHILTARSGFLTPEQYRDSLAIVAADLDHRAGRQWRPLADTAVAAQILYGTGGAWTTWRRGVDFYDESDLIWMEADTIIRERTKGAKSMDDFCKRFHGAAGGPPAVKPYNFDDVVATLNDVTPYDWKGFLRSRLDSTGLKAPLGGLEAAGWRVVYTDAISERLGAIEKLDEIVALDDSLGMTLKKGDGSVVDVVPGLPAYAAGMGPGMKIVAVNGRKFSKDVVKEAVAATKTSTSPLDLLVENGEYFKTFSIDYHGGARYPHLEAIPGKPDVLGDIIKPHAARPAGASK is encoded by the coding sequence ATGATCGATCGAATCCGTGCCGCCGCGGTCGCCGCGGCCCTGGTCGCCGCCACCTCCGCGGCCGGCGCGCAGCCGGTCTCAATTTTCGTCGATGCGTCCGAGGCGCCGCGGAAGATCTTCCACGCGAGGCTGACGGTGCCCGTGGCCGCAGGGCCCGTGACGCTCCTCTACCCGAAGTGGCTTCCCGGCGAGCACGGACCGACGGGGCCGATCTCGGATCTGGCGGGGGTGAAGATCTCGGCCGGCGGGAAGGAGATCGCGTGGCGCCGCGACTCGGTCAACATGTACGCCTTCCACCTCGACGTGCCGGCGGGGGTCGCGTCGATCGACGTCGCGATCGACTTCCTCTCCCCGGCCGCGACGTCGGGCTTCTCGTCGGGGGCCTCCGCGTCGTCCCAGCTCGCCCTGCTGAGCTGGAACCAGCTTCTCGTGTACCCCGAAGGGGCGAAGGGGGACGAGATCCCGTATACGGCGTCGCTCCGCATCCCCTCGGGATGGAAGTTCGCGACGGCCCTCGGCGCCGGGAAGGAGTCCGCGGGGACGATCGAGTTCCCGACGGTGCCGTTGACCTCGCTCATCGACTCCCCCGTCCTCATGGGAGCGCACTTCCGCGTCTACCCGCTGGGTGACGATCTGGGGGCGGCCCACGAGCTGGACGTCGCGGCCGAGGACGAGGCCGATCTCGAGATGCCCGAGACCTGGAAGGCCGGGACGAAGGGGCTCGTCGCCGAGACGGGGGCCCTCTTCGGCGCGCGCCACTACCGGCACTACAACTTCCTCCTGACGCTGAGCGATCAGGTGGCGCACTTCGGCCTTGAGCACCACGAGTCGAGCGACGATCGCGTCCACGAGCGCACCTTTCTCGACGACGAGCCGCGCCTCATCCACACCGGCCTCCTCCCGCACGAGATGGTCCACTCGTGGAACGGGAAGTACCGGCGGCCGGCGGGGCTCAAGCCGGGGAGCCTCGATCAGCCGATGGAAGGCGATCTCCTCTGGGTGTACGAGGGGCTCACCCAGTATCTCGGGCACATCCTGACGGCGCGGAGCGGCTTCCTCACTCCCGAGCAGTACCGCGACAGCCTCGCGATCGTCGCCGCCGATCTCGATCACCGCGCGGGGCGCCAGTGGCGCCCCCTCGCCGACACCGCCGTCGCCGCGCAGATTCTCTACGGCACCGGCGGCGCCTGGACGACGTGGCGGCGGGGCGTCGACTTCTACGACGAAAGCGACCTCATCTGGATGGAGGCCGACACGATCATCCGGGAGAGGACGAAGGGGGCGAAGTCGATGGACGACTTCTGCAAGAGGTTCCACGGCGCCGCGGGCGGCCCCCCGGCGGTGAAGCCGTACAATTTCGACGACGTGGTCGCGACGCTGAACGACGTGACCCCCTACGACTGGAAGGGCTTTCTCAGATCGCGGCTCGACTCGACGGGGTTGAAGGCGCCGCTCGGCGGCCTCGAGGCGGCCGGCTGGCGCGTGGTCTACACCGACGCGATCTCCGAGCGCCTCGGCGCGATCGAGAAGCTCGACGAGATCGTCGCCCTCGACGACTCCCTCGGGATGACGCTCAAGAAGGGGGACGGAAGCGTCGTCGACGTCGTCCCCGGCCTTCCCGCGTACGCGGCGGGGATGGGGCCGGGGATGAAGATCGTCGCGGTGAACGGCCGGAAGTTCTCGAAGGACGTCGTCAAGGAGGCGGTGGCCGCGACGAAGACGTCGACGTCGCCGCTGGATCTCCTCGTCGAGAACGGCGAGTACTTCAAGACTTTCTCGATCGACTACCACGGCGGCGCGCGCTACCCGCACCTCGAGGCGATCCCGGGGAAGCCCGACGTGCTGGGCGACATCATCAAGCCGCACGCCGCGCGTCCCGCGGGCGCGTCGAAGTAG
- a CDS encoding deoxyguanosinetriphosphate triphosphohydrolase: MVHPKKKAARPNPSRIAAVAEIDRLAPYAMRAESTRGRRHPEKEHPFRGPFQRDRDRIIHSRAFRRLEYKTQVFVNHEGDHFRTRLTHSIEVSQIARTVARALGVNQDLCEALSLSHDLGHTPFGHLGEEVLHALMIKHGGFNHNRQSLRIVEWLEDRYPEWPGLNLTYEVREGIAKHSGPINLKLAPEFAEYGAAIAPPLEAQMIDLVDEIGYNHHDVDDGVRSGLLPADRLAADVPLFGEPWARARKEYPKAADRQIVAVALTGMIDYLVTDLIETSRQRIRAAGVASLDDVRAHPSWLIGLSERAAARNAALKRYLHERLYRHHKIERMKDKSRRMLKALFERYIDNPRLLPESFQERIARDGRERVICDYIAGMTDRYALDEYRRLFDPDAKP, encoded by the coding sequence ATGGTACATCCGAAGAAGAAGGCCGCGCGTCCCAACCCCTCGAGGATCGCAGCCGTCGCCGAGATCGACCGCCTCGCGCCGTACGCGATGCGGGCGGAATCGACGCGCGGGCGCCGCCACCCCGAGAAAGAGCACCCCTTCAGGGGCCCCTTCCAGCGCGACCGCGATCGGATCATCCACTCGCGCGCCTTCCGGCGGCTCGAGTACAAGACGCAGGTCTTCGTCAATCACGAGGGGGATCACTTCCGGACGCGCCTCACGCACAGCATCGAGGTGTCGCAGATCGCGCGCACCGTCGCCCGCGCGCTCGGAGTGAACCAGGATCTCTGCGAGGCCCTCTCCCTTTCGCACGATCTCGGCCACACCCCCTTCGGCCACCTCGGCGAGGAGGTCCTCCACGCGCTGATGATCAAGCACGGGGGGTTCAACCACAACCGCCAGTCGCTCCGGATCGTCGAGTGGCTCGAGGACCGTTACCCCGAGTGGCCGGGGCTGAACCTCACGTACGAGGTCCGCGAGGGGATCGCCAAGCACTCCGGGCCGATCAATCTCAAGCTCGCGCCGGAGTTCGCCGAGTACGGCGCCGCGATCGCCCCGCCGCTCGAGGCGCAGATGATCGACCTCGTGGACGAGATCGGCTACAACCACCACGACGTCGACGACGGCGTGAGATCGGGGCTGTTGCCGGCTGATCGCCTCGCCGCCGACGTCCCGCTCTTCGGCGAGCCGTGGGCGCGCGCCCGGAAGGAATACCCGAAGGCCGCCGACCGGCAGATCGTCGCGGTCGCCCTCACGGGGATGATCGACTACCTCGTGACGGATCTCATCGAGACGTCGCGCCAGCGCATCCGGGCCGCCGGCGTCGCGTCGCTCGACGACGTGCGCGCGCACCCGTCGTGGCTCATCGGCCTTTCCGAGCGCGCGGCCGCGCGGAACGCCGCACTGAAGCGCTACCTCCACGAGCGGCTCTACCGGCATCACAAGATCGAGCGGATGAAGGACAAGTCGCGCCGGATGCTGAAGGCCCTCTTCGAGCGCTACATCGACAACCCGCGGCTCCTCCCCGAGTCCTTCCAGGAGCGGATCGCGCGCGACGGGAGGGAGCGCGTCATCTGCGACTACATCGCCGGCATGACCGACCGGTACGCCCTCGACGAGTACCGGCGGCTCTTCGATCCCGACGCGAAGCCTTGA
- a CDS encoding (deoxy)nucleoside triphosphate pyrophosphohydrolase, whose translation MPAAPFRTITVVAAVVIRDRRVLMTQRGEGAHLALHWEFPGGKVEPGESPPQALAREIREELGVAAEVQAPFAFNWHDYGEKQVLLLTYLARLDGEPRRLGVRDLGWFSAREIAGLTLPPADGPILERLAPLID comes from the coding sequence ATGCCCGCCGCCCCTTTCCGCACGATCACCGTCGTCGCCGCCGTGGTGATCCGCGATCGGCGCGTCCTGATGACGCAGCGCGGGGAGGGAGCGCACCTCGCGCTCCACTGGGAGTTTCCCGGCGGGAAGGTGGAGCCGGGGGAATCGCCCCCCCAGGCGCTGGCGCGCGAGATCCGCGAGGAGCTGGGGGTCGCGGCCGAGGTGCAAGCCCCCTTCGCCTTCAACTGGCACGACTACGGCGAGAAGCAGGTGCTCCTCCTCACCTACCTCGCGCGTCTCGACGGCGAGCCGAGACGCCTCGGCGTCCGCGACCTCGGGTGGTTCAGCGCCCGTGAGATCGCCGGGCTCACGCTGCCGCCGGCCGACGGCCCGATCCTCGAGAGGCTCGCGCCGCTGATCGACTGA
- a CDS encoding diheme cytochrome c-553, translating into MTSKRLAALTLLTIAFAVAASRHAAAVPDKPAPAAPAIVKPETIARGKYLASVGGCSDCHSPKVFGPKGPASDPARLLSGHPQGQKLPPMPAGLIGPNGWGAVCNNDGTAWVGPWGTSFAMNLTPDMDTGIGGWNEAMFIRAIRTGKHMGEGRPILPTMPWAEFAEMTDSDLGAIFVYLKSLKPVANAVPNPVPPPGPPAK; encoded by the coding sequence GTGACCTCGAAGCGCCTCGCCGCCCTCACGTTGCTGACCATCGCGTTCGCCGTCGCGGCGTCCCGGCATGCCGCCGCCGTCCCCGACAAGCCCGCACCCGCCGCTCCCGCCATCGTGAAGCCCGAGACGATCGCGCGGGGGAAGTACTTGGCCTCGGTCGGAGGGTGCAGCGACTGCCATTCGCCCAAGGTCTTCGGACCCAAGGGTCCCGCCTCGGATCCGGCCCGATTGCTGTCGGGGCACCCGCAGGGCCAGAAGCTTCCGCCGATGCCCGCGGGTCTCATCGGTCCCAACGGTTGGGGTGCGGTGTGCAACAACGACGGCACGGCGTGGGTCGGCCCGTGGGGGACCAGCTTCGCGATGAACCTCACCCCGGACATGGACACAGGGATCGGGGGCTGGAACGAGGCGATGTTCATCAGGGCGATCCGCACCGGCAAGCACATGGGGGAGGGGAGGCCGATCCTTCCGACGATGCCCTGGGCCGAGTTCGCCGAGATGACCGACTCCGATCTGGGCGCGATCTTCGTCTATCTCAAGTCGCTCAAGCCGGTCGCGAACGCCGTCCCGAATCCGGTGCCCCCTCCGGGCCCCCCCGCGAAGTAG
- a CDS encoding PDZ domain-containing protein has product MNSLKRIVAVAAFLGAALAAPAITAGEASSGDADARAQRRAREAVMRELEDQLRAAQLQMKDAARRLADLQVQLDAESQSSGRERTRAYAWRGTGGSGSASGSGTGGSWSTSWSGSWGNRAVLGVVVRTADDGSGGAEGAKLEAITPGGPAEQAGLKAGDVITSIQGVSLVRKSGEARVRARDDADEDTADGDTDIDEARRLYSSALLIREVSKLHDGDKVAIEYFRGGEKRTATVVAREIPSTFKMIGPLAQLAGPGTRIEINAIPAPEVPPTPVTPEALSSAALAAIAPLGSWSQMELVALNPDLGSYFSTDRGVLVVRAPRDGALKLKGGDVILQVDGEAAESPSSAMRLLRFGRASEPVQVLVLRKGQKLTVLTDPAAAPAAAPGPRPRRVAAPRAPAPPPPPPPKPGGAGNDL; this is encoded by the coding sequence ATGAACTCTCTCAAGCGAATCGTCGCGGTCGCCGCCTTCCTCGGCGCCGCGCTCGCGGCCCCGGCCATCACGGCGGGCGAGGCCTCAAGCGGAGATGCCGACGCGCGGGCGCAGCGGCGCGCGCGCGAGGCGGTCATGCGCGAGCTGGAGGATCAGCTCCGGGCCGCGCAGCTCCAGATGAAGGACGCCGCGCGCCGCCTCGCGGATCTCCAGGTTCAGCTCGACGCGGAATCCCAGAGCTCCGGCCGCGAGCGGACGCGGGCGTACGCCTGGCGCGGCACGGGGGGCTCGGGGAGCGCCTCGGGAAGCGGCACCGGCGGCTCGTGGAGCACGTCGTGGAGCGGCTCGTGGGGGAACCGCGCGGTCCTCGGCGTCGTGGTGCGCACGGCCGACGATGGAAGCGGCGGAGCCGAAGGGGCCAAGCTCGAGGCGATCACCCCCGGGGGCCCGGCGGAGCAGGCGGGGCTGAAGGCGGGCGACGTCATCACGTCGATCCAGGGAGTCAGCCTCGTGAGGAAATCCGGCGAGGCGCGGGTGCGCGCGCGGGATGACGCCGACGAGGACACCGCCGATGGGGACACCGACATCGACGAAGCCCGGCGCCTCTACTCGTCCGCCCTCCTGATCCGCGAGGTCTCGAAGCTCCACGACGGGGACAAGGTCGCGATCGAGTACTTCCGGGGCGGAGAGAAGCGCACGGCCACCGTCGTCGCCCGCGAGATCCCATCGACGTTCAAGATGATCGGCCCGCTCGCGCAGCTCGCCGGGCCCGGCACGCGCATCGAGATCAACGCCATCCCGGCGCCCGAGGTGCCGCCGACGCCGGTGACGCCGGAGGCCCTCTCGTCCGCCGCGCTGGCGGCGATCGCCCCCCTCGGCTCCTGGTCGCAGATGGAGCTGGTGGCCCTCAATCCGGATCTCGGCTCGTACTTCTCGACGGATCGCGGCGTCCTCGTCGTGCGCGCGCCGCGCGACGGCGCGCTCAAGCTGAAGGGGGGGGACGTCATCCTCCAGGTGGACGGCGAGGCCGCGGAGTCTCCGTCGAGCGCCATGCGGCTCCTCAGGTTCGGCCGCGCGAGCGAGCCGGTCCAGGTCCTCGTGCTCCGCAAGGGGCAGAAGCTCACGGTGTTGACCGATCCGGCGGCCGCGCCGGCGGCGGCGCCCGGGCCGCGACCCCGGCGCGTGGCCGCTCCCCGCGCCCCCGCGCCGCCCCCTCCGCCTCCGCCGAAACCGGGAGGCGCCGGCAACGATCTCTAG
- a CDS encoding RNA polymerase sigma factor — MTSAFTITTDEIVVTRARAGDLEALESVYRTFEGPVFNLARRLCRNAEDAEDVMQETFIEVMRSIHRFRGDGPLAGWIRKVAASKALMKLRRGRTRMTEALDDDLGDPATGSASASGWLSGLSHDRIDLDTALSTLSDTARSVVWLHDVEGYTHEEIAELMDRTPSFSKSQLARAHGRLRRCLTTGKEEEV, encoded by the coding sequence ATGACGTCGGCGTTCACCATCACGACGGACGAAATCGTCGTGACCCGCGCCCGGGCGGGCGACCTCGAGGCCCTCGAGTCCGTCTACCGGACGTTCGAGGGGCCGGTCTTCAACCTCGCCCGGCGACTCTGCCGCAATGCGGAGGACGCGGAGGACGTCATGCAGGAGACGTTCATCGAGGTGATGCGCAGCATCCACCGGTTCCGAGGGGACGGTCCCCTGGCCGGATGGATCCGGAAGGTCGCGGCGAGCAAGGCGCTCATGAAGCTGCGTCGCGGCCGCACCCGGATGACCGAGGCCCTCGACGACGACCTCGGGGATCCGGCGACGGGATCGGCGTCGGCCTCGGGGTGGCTCTCGGGGCTCTCCCACGACCGGATCGATCTCGACACGGCGCTCTCGACTCTGTCGGACACCGCGCGCAGCGTCGTCTGGCTCCACGACGTGGAGGGGTACACGCACGAGGAGATCGCCGAGCTGATGGACAGGACGCCGAGCTTTTCGAAATCGCAGCTCGCGAGGGCGCACGGGCGCCTGCGGCGCTGCCTGACGACGGGGAAGGAAGAAGAGGTCTGA
- a CDS encoding patatin-like phospholipase family protein: MTLNTPEFLRGRLLLPRKVRKAERDYLRSRRQAAGVPEPANGEALRVGLALSGGGIRSATFNLGVLQRLAVGGAFKFIDYMSTVSGGGYIGSCLSSLLSRLPANATMPFLDRDQVHHLRKHGDFLIVRRRMLSIETLRAIGNEVSNMILSLLVFIMLALTVAAGIVGYTWLIAGDGMWGFLWSTNRNLGWRGAGFLLLPHPEFESVAPQITASLIGAGLMALISVGAYSARFGRIPNQTERSSDSSREEQFLRYRFNRIFFAGFALACLLPFTPFYDRIHSDAASPSGAAELRDLRSEYENRFPRPPGQAPPVNPGSCCCMDESGTTPAAAPATGPGATDQSRGGPTGAGSESERQRVPVDGHPGWLLIPAFYFLGARIAALVAYPFFARGKERWSPTFRSVFASMQAIALYSFYGALLFAITPFLVAAACRFDAGKWYGPLSAFLSLLAGKFLLPSPATAGEAPSGTLDRLLSAARGAALNLLVVVLVFVTLIGLSSLIVWNSGGTIGVREFSVPLVAAALAFLALGILVNFNRVSPHTFYRDRLGEAYLKTDGKAGETEGVLRDHSPTRTHPETVGDSAVGEVVLRDDRMMNLVELHDNPGEETRSGSAGPYHLIVCALNLAGSNDLTRRTRKSDHFLFSKYYCGSTTTGYVQTKEYRDGRTDLARAMTISGAAASPAMGYYTNTAAAFLMTVLNARLGQWMTNPGKYTGAHEEEDPEPPAETKLNFFATKMRQIQKSHAALLEFERAWEIVFWPKWLFHEMMAQTDAEREMVHLSDGGHTGDNVGIYPLLQRRCDIIIASDAGCDPGYAMAELSAAIQMINIDENIKVTIDPNEIRPKGDPKLSTSHIAIGKIDYPQCTSSPESGDPDLVAKTGYLIYLKTSVTGDEAVTVRSYRDANPAFPHQTTADQFFDDDQFEAYRALGEHVAGALPVGTGKDPQAWMEWCGKQFKKADTSPPSRSKGSGGRLKL; this comes from the coding sequence ATGACATTGAATACACCTGAGTTTCTGCGCGGACGACTGCTACTCCCCCGGAAGGTGCGGAAAGCCGAAAGGGACTACCTCAGGTCCCGACGCCAGGCTGCTGGAGTGCCGGAGCCGGCGAACGGCGAAGCGCTCCGGGTCGGGCTGGCCCTCTCGGGAGGCGGCATCCGGTCGGCTACATTCAACCTCGGCGTCCTCCAGCGGCTCGCCGTGGGCGGCGCCTTCAAGTTCATCGACTACATGAGCACGGTCTCGGGCGGAGGGTACATCGGCTCGTGCCTCTCGTCGCTGCTGTCGCGGCTGCCCGCGAATGCCACGATGCCCTTCCTGGATCGCGATCAGGTGCACCACCTCCGCAAGCACGGTGACTTCCTCATCGTCCGCCGGCGAATGCTGTCGATCGAGACTCTCCGGGCGATCGGAAACGAGGTGAGCAACATGATCCTGTCTCTCCTCGTTTTCATCATGCTCGCGCTCACGGTCGCCGCGGGAATCGTCGGCTACACATGGCTGATTGCCGGAGACGGCATGTGGGGTTTCCTCTGGTCGACCAACCGCAACCTGGGGTGGCGCGGAGCGGGGTTCCTGCTGCTGCCACACCCGGAGTTCGAAAGCGTCGCGCCGCAGATCACCGCATCGCTGATCGGAGCCGGTCTCATGGCGTTGATCTCCGTCGGGGCGTACTCGGCAAGATTCGGGCGGATCCCCAATCAGACCGAGAGATCGAGCGACTCTTCGCGCGAAGAGCAATTCCTGCGGTACAGGTTTAATCGAATCTTCTTCGCCGGGTTCGCGCTGGCATGCTTGCTCCCGTTCACGCCGTTCTATGACAGAATTCACTCGGACGCCGCCTCACCCTCGGGCGCGGCCGAATTGAGGGATCTCCGGTCGGAATACGAGAACAGGTTTCCGAGGCCCCCCGGTCAGGCGCCCCCTGTCAATCCGGGCTCCTGTTGCTGCATGGACGAGAGTGGAACGACGCCAGCGGCAGCGCCCGCGACGGGGCCCGGGGCCACCGATCAGTCCCGAGGCGGCCCGACCGGGGCCGGCTCAGAGTCGGAGCGGCAGCGGGTCCCGGTCGATGGTCATCCGGGCTGGCTGCTCATTCCCGCCTTCTATTTCCTCGGGGCGCGCATCGCGGCGCTCGTCGCGTATCCGTTCTTCGCGAGGGGAAAAGAGAGATGGTCGCCGACGTTTCGCTCCGTCTTCGCGTCGATGCAGGCGATCGCGCTCTACTCGTTCTACGGAGCCCTCCTGTTCGCGATCACGCCGTTCCTCGTGGCCGCGGCCTGCCGCTTCGACGCCGGCAAGTGGTACGGCCCTCTGAGCGCTTTCCTCTCGCTTCTCGCCGGGAAGTTCCTTCTCCCATCCCCCGCGACGGCGGGAGAGGCTCCATCGGGCACGCTCGACCGCCTGCTGAGTGCCGCTCGGGGTGCCGCGCTCAATTTGCTGGTCGTCGTGCTCGTATTCGTGACCCTGATCGGTCTCTCCAGCCTAATCGTGTGGAACTCGGGCGGAACGATTGGCGTGCGCGAATTCTCTGTCCCGCTGGTCGCAGCCGCGCTGGCCTTCCTCGCCCTCGGCATCCTGGTGAATTTCAATCGCGTGTCACCGCACACCTTTTATCGCGACAGGTTGGGTGAGGCCTATCTGAAAACGGACGGCAAGGCGGGCGAGACCGAAGGAGTCCTTCGCGACCACAGTCCCACACGGACTCATCCCGAGACGGTCGGTGACTCGGCCGTAGGCGAAGTGGTTCTTCGCGACGACAGGATGATGAATCTCGTCGAGCTCCACGACAACCCCGGAGAGGAAACCCGCAGTGGAAGCGCCGGGCCGTACCATTTGATCGTGTGCGCCCTAAATCTCGCCGGCTCGAACGACCTCACACGCCGTACGCGGAAGTCCGATCACTTCCTTTTCTCAAAGTACTACTGCGGATCGACCACGACCGGCTACGTCCAGACCAAGGAATACCGCGATGGGCGTACCGATCTTGCCCGTGCGATGACAATCTCGGGGGCCGCGGCTTCTCCGGCCATGGGGTATTACACAAACACCGCTGCGGCGTTTCTCATGACCGTTCTCAACGCGCGACTCGGTCAGTGGATGACCAACCCTGGAAAGTACACCGGGGCGCACGAGGAAGAAGACCCGGAACCTCCGGCTGAAACCAAATTGAATTTCTTTGCGACAAAGATGCGGCAGATCCAGAAATCCCACGCCGCCCTTCTTGAGTTCGAGCGCGCGTGGGAAATCGTCTTCTGGCCCAAGTGGCTCTTCCACGAGATGATGGCGCAGACCGACGCGGAGCGCGAGATGGTTCACCTCTCGGACGGAGGGCACACTGGGGATAACGTCGGCATCTACCCATTGCTCCAGAGGCGATGCGACATCATCATCGCTTCCGACGCCGGGTGCGACCCCGGGTACGCGATGGCGGAGCTCTCCGCAGCGATCCAGATGATCAACATCGACGAGAACATCAAAGTCACCATCGACCCGAACGAGATTCGGCCGAAGGGGGACCCGAAACTGAGTACGTCCCACATCGCTATCGGAAAGATCGACTATCCTCAGTGCACGAGTTCTCCCGAATCGGGAGATCCCGACTTGGTCGCAAAGACCGGGTACTTGATCTACCTGAAGACGTCGGTCACCGGCGACGAGGCGGTGACGGTGAGGAGCTACCGCGACGCGAACCCGGCGTTTCCCCACCAGACCACGGCGGACCAGTTCTTCGACGACGACCAGTTCGAGGCGTATCGCGCCCTGGGAGAGCACGTAGCCGGCGCTCTGCCGGTCGGCACGGGGAAGGATCCGCAAGCGTGGATGGAATGGTGCGGAAAGCAGTTCAAGAAGGCCGACACGTCGCCGCCAAGCCGATCCAAGGGCTCGGGAGGCAGGCTCAAGCTTTGA